Part of the Candidatus Saccharibacteria bacterium genome, GTTTTTGGTACACCTTTGCCAAGGCGATATGGCGAGCTGCCATAGGTTCTAGCTCAATAGCTCGTTTAAATGCATTTATTGATTTATCATACTTCTCAATTTCGTAAAAAATTAAACCCAAATTGTGTAAGCTTGATGCTTTTGGCTCTAGGCTCGAAGCAATTTCAAAACACTCTACAGCGTCGTCATAGTTATGCTGACGTGCATACAAAATGCCCAGCCGGTTATAAGCCGGTGCATTTTTGTGATCAATCTTTAAAATAGTAAGTAAAGCTTTTTCTGCCGGCACAAATTTTCGGCTATTCATTGCTTTTTGCGCAACTGACCATAGCCGCTCTAAGCGTTGCTTAGTCTTTTTTTCTTCAGTTTTAGTTGGTAGATTGACATTTTTTGTGGCAATTAGGGCAATGGTGCCTGCACCAAAAACGATCGCAAGTTCAAACATTGCTACAAGTTTATCACGAGTTTAGACAATATTAACTTCGTATTAACATGTTTTTTATGATTATTTTGTAAATCCAAAAGCAACTCTACTCGTTGCTTCCATTGTTTAATCTTTTCCTTTGGCTGGTCAGACCTTATTGCGTGCTGTAATGCCGAACGCACTACTGTCATTAGTCCATTTAGTGTATTGGCTAAGCCTGCAGAGTCTTTTGCGAGGGGTTTAA contains:
- a CDS encoding tetratricopeptide repeat protein, translated to MFELAIVFGAGTIALIATKNVNLPTKTEEKKTKQRLERLWSVAQKAMNSRKFVPAEKALLTILKIDHKNAPAYNRLGILYARQHNYDDAVECFEIASSLEPKASSLHNLGLIFYEIEKYDKSINAFKRAIELEPMAARHIALAKVYQKQEKGKLVIEQLIKAAELEPNPQTYKILIDAYKAVGDDESVKIVEDKLKKLIVPKGRKNTVQRAKKVQ